From the genome of Lotus japonicus ecotype B-129 chromosome 6, LjGifu_v1.2, one region includes:
- the LOC130725381 gene encoding uncharacterized protein LOC130725381, with amino-acid sequence MGDASLQNFITIKCILRCLDMASSLKVNFLKSCCVGLCVPDEEIRMFASILNCKVTTLPFLYLGIPIGGKPRRTALWKPILEKMRRKLSAWKQKMLSVEGRVCLINNVLTAIPLFFVSFFRIPKGVLKEVKRIMRTFLWGGSELDPKIAWVK; translated from the coding sequence ATGGGGGATGCTTCTTTACAGAATTTCATTACGATAAAGTGCATCTTGCGGTGCCTTGACATGGCCTCAAGTCTCAAAGTTAACTTCCTCAAGAGTTGTTGTGTGGGCCTTTGTGTTCCTGATGAGGAGATTCGGATGTTTGCCTCAATACTAAATTGCAAGGTCACAACACTACCTTTCTTGTACCTTGGCATACCAATTGGGGGCAAACCTAGACGTACAGCTCTTTGGAAGCCTATACtagagaagatgaggaggaaGCTATCCGCTTGGAAACAGAAGATGCTTTCAGTGGAAGGAAGAGTATGTCTCATAAATAATGTCCTTACAGCGATTCCTCTATTCTTTGTCTCCTTCTTCCGTATTCCAAAGGGGGTGTTGAAAGAAGTAAAGAGGATTATGAGGACCTTCTTGTGGGGCGGGTCAGAATTGGATCCTAAGATCGCTTGGGTAAAGTAG
- the LOC130723824 gene encoding uncharacterized protein LOC130723824: MGNCLKHQSSTKHTTEDEASDDDWDFQRGESTFTAKQTTTTMEVKIKITKKQLEELLSKMDVRELRVDQVLTQLKNRSSGGYQSSQRPWRPALQSIPESN, translated from the coding sequence ATGGGAAACTGCTTGAAGCACCAATCATCCACCAAGCACACCACTGAGGACGAAGCCAGCGATGATGACTGGGATTTCCAGAGAGGTGAGAGCACTTTTACAGccaaacaaacaacaacaacaatggagGTGAAGATCAAGATCACGAAGAAGCAGCTGGAGGAGTTGCTCAGCAAAATGGATGTGAGGGAGTTGAGGGTGGATCAAGTTTTGACCCAATTGAAGAACCGTAGCAGTGGTGGATACCAATCATCTCAGAGGCCATGGAGACCAGCACTTCAGAGTATCCCTGAGTCCAATTGA